A single genomic interval of Saccharospirillum mangrovi harbors:
- a CDS encoding cupin, translating into MAQVTQTLDTTALRLRSNATVEALPLNDDFWPRLAQGALGDFHHEFLVTQHSFSGRWAQSEMHPNGDEIICLLAGSATFVLEHPDGAEHLALDRLGALVVVPQGIWHHAYSEAGCTLLFITAGEGTQHRPAPE; encoded by the coding sequence ATGGCACAGGTCACTCAAACACTCGACACCACCGCGCTGCGGCTGCGCAGTAATGCAACCGTAGAAGCGTTGCCATTGAACGACGATTTCTGGCCGCGCCTGGCGCAGGGCGCGCTGGGTGATTTCCACCATGAATTTTTGGTTACCCAGCACTCGTTTTCCGGCCGCTGGGCGCAGTCGGAAATGCACCCTAACGGCGACGAAATCATCTGTTTATTGGCGGGTTCGGCAACGTTTGTACTGGAGCACCCGGACGGCGCAGAACATCTTGCGCTGGATCGGTTGGGCGCCTTGGTCGTGGTGCCGCAAGGTATCTGGCATCACGCATACAGCGAGGCCGGCTGTACTTTGCTGTTCATCACCGCTGGCGAAGGCACCCAGCATCGGCCCGCGCCGGAATAG
- a CDS encoding putative quinol monooxygenase: MYFGLYGKLVAKPGEADRVIEILNRNLDALSEVGCLLYVINQQADALETIWVTEVWLSSEHHEASLQLPEVRAAINEAMPLLTGEFDQVRLSTMGGLGLVV, from the coding sequence ATGTACTTTGGACTCTACGGTAAGTTGGTCGCCAAGCCCGGTGAAGCGGACCGGGTAATTGAAATCCTTAACCGCAATCTGGACGCCCTGAGTGAAGTGGGCTGCCTGCTGTACGTGATCAACCAACAGGCGGACGCACTGGAAACGATCTGGGTGACGGAAGTCTGGTTGTCCAGCGAGCACCATGAGGCGTCGCTGCAATTGCCTGAGGTGCGCGCTGCCATCAACGAAGCCATGCCGTTGTTGACCGGCGAATTCGATCAGGTTCGGCTATCGACGATGGGCGGTCTGGGTTTGGTGGTTTAA
- a CDS encoding GtrA family protein, translating into MLKRLRHSTHHAVTFTRYALVASAISVIDAGGLYALHEGLGLNVFVSRFCSYLAAITTGYFLNRRFTFHNHQRVHRLRVELARYYGVHSTGGLINYGIFSLTLLVGHHLHLPPSWDYWLPLFGVWLGGVAGMCFNYTLSHKLIFRRQPH; encoded by the coding sequence ATGTTGAAACGTCTGCGGCATTCCACACACCACGCCGTCACCTTTACCCGTTACGCTCTGGTAGCCAGCGCCATTTCCGTTATCGACGCTGGTGGCCTGTATGCCTTGCACGAAGGACTGGGGCTGAACGTCTTCGTATCGCGGTTCTGTTCTTACCTGGCCGCCATCACCACCGGCTATTTCCTCAACCGACGTTTTACCTTTCACAACCATCAGCGGGTGCACCGGCTGCGGGTTGAACTGGCCCGCTACTATGGCGTGCATTCGACCGGCGGTCTGATCAACTACGGCATCTTCAGCCTGACGCTGCTTGTCGGCCACCATCTGCATTTGCCGCCGAGCTGGGATTATTGGCTACCGCTGTTCGGCGTCTGGCTCGGTGGCGTAGCCGGCATGTGCTTCAACTACACCCTGTCGCACAAACTGATCTTCCGTCGCCAACCCCATTAG
- a CDS encoding Trp family transcriptional regulator: protein MSTSSDLPDYKAELLDYLLAINDAQTLDAALESLLTPAEYVEITKRLQIFKMLRAGIPQRKIAETLGVGIATVSRGARALHDDH, encoded by the coding sequence ATGAGTACATCATCCGACTTACCCGATTACAAAGCCGAACTGCTCGACTACCTGCTCGCCATCAACGACGCCCAAACGCTGGACGCCGCTCTGGAAAGCCTGCTGACACCGGCCGAATACGTTGAGATCACCAAGCGCCTGCAAATCTTCAAGATGCTGCGCGCGGGCATTCCACAACGCAAAATTGCCGAGACGCTGGGTGTCGGCATTGCCACCGTATCGCGCGGCGCCCGGGCGCTGCACGACGATCACTGA
- a CDS encoding anthranilate synthase component I family protein has protein sequence MPNRPQPFELPRKPQYIKLAADCDFFELFKKIEKRFDTCFMLESLGEDSHISRYSIIGFDPEHILYANGRTLSIEDRNGQRTDYDSDNPYQLLRDIMPQNIISRRYAGGLTGYLGYDAMQYFEPTLTLKHNDDFDTFRFGLYKDGLILDKMTGEVIYFHYGDSRVEFLQNLIDADYEGNGPLSIELEGDTMSQAEHAAAVAKVKNDIINGKIFQCEVGFKKRLKLKGDTINIYQQLREVNPSPQMYYVKFGEQKLIGASPELLFRLRQGEMETFPLAGTTKRGNNEQEDTQYARALLNDPKEIAEHNMIVDLHRNDIGRVARFGTVKVRSLMDIKRFSHVQHISSEIVGIIDDDEDMFSALASNFPAGTLTGAPKIEAMKIIDGLETDGRGPYGGGVGHFSFNGDCTFAIPIRTVFANGERAYVQTCGGNVYDSNAEDEYEEIRRKFAGTKLALDPFITGAEK, from the coding sequence ATGCCGAACCGTCCCCAACCGTTCGAGTTGCCGCGCAAACCGCAGTACATCAAGCTCGCGGCCGACTGCGATTTCTTCGAACTGTTCAAAAAAATCGAGAAGCGATTCGATACCTGTTTCATGCTCGAATCTCTGGGCGAAGACAGCCACATCTCGCGTTATTCCATCATCGGATTCGACCCGGAACACATCCTCTACGCCAACGGCCGCACGCTGAGCATTGAAGACCGCAACGGCCAGCGCACCGATTACGACAGCGACAACCCCTACCAACTGCTGCGCGACATCATGCCGCAGAACATCATCTCCCGACGTTACGCCGGCGGTTTAACCGGCTACCTCGGTTACGATGCGATGCAATATTTCGAACCGACGTTAACGTTGAAACACAACGACGATTTCGACACCTTTCGCTTCGGCTTGTACAAAGACGGTTTGATTCTCGACAAGATGACCGGCGAAGTTATCTACTTCCACTACGGCGACAGCCGGGTCGAATTTTTGCAAAACCTGATCGACGCCGACTACGAAGGCAACGGCCCGCTGAGCATCGAACTGGAAGGCGACACCATGAGCCAGGCCGAACACGCCGCCGCCGTCGCCAAAGTGAAAAACGACATCATCAACGGCAAGATTTTCCAGTGCGAAGTCGGCTTCAAAAAACGCCTGAAACTGAAAGGCGACACCATCAACATTTATCAACAACTGCGCGAAGTTAACCCATCGCCGCAGATGTATTACGTCAAGTTCGGCGAACAAAAACTGATCGGTGCCAGCCCGGAGTTACTGTTCCGCTTGCGCCAGGGCGAAATGGAAACCTTCCCGCTCGCCGGCACCACCAAACGCGGCAACAACGAACAGGAAGACACCCAATACGCGCGCGCGCTGTTGAACGATCCGAAAGAAATTGCCGAGCACAACATGATTGTCGATCTGCACCGCAACGACATCGGTCGCGTCGCCCGTTTCGGCACAGTAAAAGTGCGCTCGTTAATGGACATCAAACGCTTTAGCCACGTGCAACATATTTCCAGCGAGATCGTCGGCATCATCGATGACGACGAAGATATGTTCAGCGCCCTGGCGAGTAACTTCCCGGCGGGTACCTTAACCGGCGCGCCGAAAATTGAAGCGATGAAAATTATCGACGGTCTGGAAACCGATGGCCGCGGGCCATACGGCGGTGGCGTCGGACATTTCTCGTTCAATGGCGACTGCACCTTCGCCATTCCGATTCGCACCGTCTTTGCCAATGGCGAACGCGCTTATGTACAAACCTGCGGCGGTAATGTGTACGACAGCAACGCCGAGGATGAATACGAAGAAATCCGCCGCAAATTCGCCGGCACCAAACTGGCGTTGGATCCCTTTATTACCGGAGCCGAGAAATGA
- a CDS encoding anthranilate synthase component II: protein MKVLIIDNYDSFTYNLYQFIGEILLAAQRKNQVDSFDVIVKRNDEISLAEVRDLNPDRIIISPGPGSPDDERYFGVCAQVITELGPTIPLLGVCLGMQGIVHCFGGKVVLAPLPMHGKISPITHGGDSVFAGVPDQLEVMRYHSLIAEAATLPDCLMVTAAVGDLTADQFHDREAFSSAGDFELMGVRHRDYPIHGIQFHPESFATEGGKEMLANFVLPA from the coding sequence ATGAAGGTTTTAATCATCGACAATTACGACTCCTTCACCTACAACCTCTATCAGTTTATCGGTGAGATTTTGCTGGCGGCGCAACGCAAAAACCAAGTCGATTCATTCGATGTCATCGTCAAACGCAACGACGAAATCAGCCTCGCCGAAGTGCGTGATTTAAACCCCGACCGCATCATCATTTCGCCCGGCCCCGGCTCGCCGGATGACGAACGTTACTTCGGCGTATGCGCGCAAGTCATCACCGAACTCGGCCCAACCATTCCGCTGTTGGGTGTTTGTCTGGGCATGCAAGGCATCGTGCACTGCTTTGGCGGCAAGGTCGTTCTGGCGCCGTTGCCGATGCACGGTAAAATCAGCCCGATTACGCACGGCGGCGATTCGGTTTTTGCCGGCGTACCGGACCAACTCGAAGTGATGCGTTACCACTCGTTAATTGCCGAAGCCGCCACCCTGCCCGACTGTTTAATGGTCACCGCCGCCGTTGGCGACTTAACCGCCGATCAATTTCACGACCGCGAGGCATTCAGCAGCGCCGGCGATTTTGAATTGATGGGTGTGCGCCACCGCGACTATCCGATTCACGGCATTCAGTTCCATCCGGAATCTTTTGCAACCGAAGGTGGCAAAGAGATGCTGGCAAACTTTGTGTTACCAGCGTGA
- a CDS encoding outer membrane beta-barrel protein yields the protein MKKQLCFAAVILGTSGLALADRTPVYLSGGGGFGAHGLTSDSSLGEVETEASTGLLRSLKAGFMLNDRNALYLHARSSNFDYETEDTGTEFKDARATLVGLGYTHYTSATEGSPYFEVTAGMAGFNVDDNGFDIESKGRGLLVGAGYEFNRHVQMGAVYTLAETEDDDDDDTTYTTNSLGLKVELKL from the coding sequence ATGAAAAAACAACTGTGTTTTGCAGCTGTCATTCTTGGTACCAGCGGCCTGGCACTGGCCGACCGCACGCCCGTTTATTTATCCGGCGGCGGTGGTTTCGGTGCGCACGGTTTAACATCGGACTCTTCATTGGGCGAGGTCGAAACCGAAGCCAGCACCGGCTTGCTGCGCTCGCTGAAAGCCGGTTTCATGCTGAACGATCGCAACGCCCTGTACCTGCATGCGCGGTCTTCGAATTTCGACTATGAAACCGAAGATACCGGAACAGAATTTAAGGACGCTCGAGCCACCTTGGTTGGTCTGGGTTATACCCACTACACCAGCGCCACGGAGGGTTCGCCTTACTTTGAAGTCACCGCCGGGATGGCCGGATTCAATGTTGATGACAACGGCTTTGATATTGAATCGAAAGGGCGCGGGCTGTTAGTGGGTGCCGGTTATGAATTTAACCGTCATGTGCAGATGGGTGCGGTCTATACCTTGGCCGAAACCGAAGATGATGACGATGACGACACCACCTACACAACCAATTCGCTCGGCCTCAAAGTTGAGCTGAAACTTTAA
- a CDS encoding DUF1697 domain-containing protein, which translates to MQTWIALFRGINVGGHNSLPMKTLKELLAGLGAENIQTYIQSGNAVFTHASRDSVKLAEQISLAVHETQAFKPEVMLLTEAALNAAIDANPYPQAEADPKSLHLFFLAEPARQAKLDEIQELAKDSEAFTLTESVFYLYAPEGIGRSKLAERVERKLGVSATARNWRSVRKIQELTEQ; encoded by the coding sequence ATGCAAACCTGGATCGCGCTATTTCGCGGCATTAACGTCGGTGGTCACAACAGCCTGCCGATGAAGACGCTGAAAGAATTGCTGGCCGGTTTGGGTGCCGAGAATATTCAAACCTACATCCAAAGCGGCAACGCGGTGTTCACGCACGCCAGCCGCGATTCGGTAAAACTGGCCGAGCAGATCAGCCTGGCCGTTCACGAAACGCAGGCATTCAAACCCGAAGTGATGTTGCTAACGGAAGCCGCCTTGAACGCTGCTATCGATGCCAACCCTTACCCGCAGGCGGAAGCGGACCCGAAAAGCCTGCATTTATTTTTCCTCGCCGAACCAGCAAGACAGGCCAAGTTGGATGAAATTCAAGAATTGGCGAAAGACAGCGAAGCCTTCACGCTGACCGAGAGCGTCTTTTATTTGTACGCACCCGAAGGCATTGGCCGTTCGAAGTTAGCGGAACGAGTGGAGCGGAAACTGGGCGTGTCGGCGACAGCGAGGAACTGGCGAAGCGTGCGGAAAATTCAGGAATTAACTGAGCAATAA
- a CDS encoding DUF7482 domain-containing protein, producing MLKPWIGIALFSVLLSGCASLSSNSVAGPSITMPLIPGWFNDQRVYYITTDASPVAAATGKNANFAPRLSDALPPRPKPPELKTVIERIYGFPEGDQPTILPSAPDPIGATSVNRPYSPIWQIYEVRWIDEAARRELTSESALFDAEANGWVSITATDMVVNCAVVADGEGRHLPGSVVNGI from the coding sequence GTGTTGAAACCTTGGATCGGAATTGCCTTATTCAGTGTCTTGCTGTCGGGTTGTGCCAGCCTGAGTTCGAATTCAGTCGCCGGCCCCAGCATCACCATGCCGTTGATTCCCGGTTGGTTTAACGACCAGCGGGTGTACTACATCACCACCGATGCCTCGCCGGTGGCGGCGGCCACTGGCAAGAACGCCAACTTCGCGCCGCGCCTGAGCGATGCGCTGCCACCGCGACCTAAACCGCCGGAACTGAAAACTGTGATCGAGCGCATCTACGGTTTTCCCGAGGGCGACCAGCCCACCATCTTGCCCTCCGCGCCCGATCCGATTGGCGCCACCAGCGTGAACCGGCCGTACAGTCCGATCTGGCAAATCTATGAGGTGCGCTGGATTGATGAGGCAGCGCGCCGCGAACTGACGTCGGAATCGGCCTTGTTCGACGCCGAAGCCAACGGCTGGGTGAGCATCACTGCTACCGATATGGTGGTGAATTGTGCGGTCGTTGCCGACGGTGAAGGCCGGCATTTACCGGGCAGTGTGGTGAACGGTATTTAG
- a CDS encoding pseudouridine-5'-phosphate glycosidase: MNSYLDISPEVAAALAEGRPVVALESTIISHGMPWPQNYETARQVEQIIRDAGAVPATIAILDGRLKAGLSDAEIQVLAKAGQDVAKCSRRDLPYVIARRQHGATTVAATMIIADLAGIRVFATGGIGGVHRGAQQSFDISADLQELAHTSVAVICAGAKSILDLALTREYLETQGVPVLGYQTETLPAFYTRDSDETVDYRLDSDAEIADFLAAKWALGLNGGVVIANPIPAEFAMDKAAIDAAIEQALREADEQGISGKASTPFLLARVAELTGGDSLASNIQLVFNNARLAAGIAKQLARR, encoded by the coding sequence ATGAATTCTTATCTCGATATCAGCCCCGAAGTCGCCGCCGCTCTGGCCGAAGGCCGCCCGGTTGTCGCGCTGGAAAGCACCATCATTTCACACGGCATGCCGTGGCCGCAGAACTACGAAACCGCCCGGCAAGTGGAGCAAATCATTCGTGACGCCGGTGCGGTGCCGGCCACCATCGCCATTCTCGATGGCCGTCTGAAAGCCGGTCTGTCGGACGCCGAAATTCAGGTGCTGGCAAAAGCCGGTCAGGATGTCGCCAAATGCTCACGGCGCGATTTGCCGTACGTCATTGCCCGTCGCCAGCACGGCGCCACCACCGTTGCGGCGACGATGATCATTGCTGATCTGGCTGGCATTCGCGTTTTTGCCACCGGCGGCATTGGCGGTGTGCATCGCGGCGCGCAGCAAAGTTTCGACATTTCTGCTGACTTGCAGGAACTCGCACATACCTCGGTTGCCGTTATCTGCGCCGGTGCCAAATCGATTCTGGATTTGGCGCTGACGCGTGAATATCTGGAAACCCAGGGCGTGCCGGTGTTGGGTTATCAGACCGAAACGCTGCCGGCGTTTTACACCCGCGACAGTGACGAGACGGTCGATTACCGCCTCGACAGCGACGCCGAAATTGCCGACTTCCTGGCCGCCAAATGGGCACTGGGTCTGAACGGCGGTGTGGTGATCGCCAACCCGATTCCGGCCGAATTCGCTATGGATAAAGCCGCCATCGACGCCGCCATCGAACAGGCATTGCGCGAAGCCGATGAACAAGGCATCAGCGGCAAGGCGTCCACGCCTTTCCTGTTGGCGCGTGTCGCCGAGCTGACCGGCGGCGACAGCTTAGCGAGCAACATCCAACTGGTGTTCAACAACGCCCGGCTGGCTGCGGGCATCGCAAAACAACTCGCCCGTCGATAG
- a CDS encoding carbohydrate kinase has translation MPPSIESQLLDAIRQNPLASQQQLAAQLGISRESVAGHIMRLTRQGRILGKGYLLPDDKRFVVLGGANVDLTGQSSAAFRAADSNPGTLRQSAGGVGRNIAENLARLGQNIALITLLGRDPNGDWLSERIRLAGIAVDGLLRDPDLPTSTYLAVNDANGQLIGAIADMGISDALTPERLAPLQSRLVAADSLLVEANLPADTLAWVATLPLRGQLYADAVSATKAPRLRPLLAKLSALKVNRQEATAILDVDGLDDSELIERLHSAGVELVVLSLGRDGVRLSRAGEQHQRAPFRVDIHSDTGAGDALFAGILHAALRGDSLAEQAAFGLACAGLTLETDGANHPDLTETTVQQWIANR, from the coding sequence ATGCCGCCTTCCATCGAATCACAACTGCTCGACGCCATCCGCCAAAACCCGCTCGCCAGCCAGCAACAGTTGGCGGCTCAGTTGGGCATCAGCCGTGAATCGGTGGCCGGGCACATCATGCGGCTGACTCGTCAGGGTCGCATTCTGGGCAAGGGTTATTTGCTGCCGGACGATAAGCGCTTTGTCGTGCTCGGTGGCGCCAATGTCGATTTGACCGGCCAGTCGAGTGCCGCCTTTCGGGCAGCCGATTCAAACCCCGGTACGCTGCGCCAGAGTGCCGGCGGCGTTGGCCGTAACATCGCCGAAAACCTGGCGCGGCTGGGTCAGAACATCGCTTTGATTACCTTGCTCGGTCGCGACCCGAATGGCGATTGGCTGAGCGAGCGCATTCGTCTGGCCGGTATTGCCGTCGATGGTTTGCTGCGCGATCCGGACTTGCCGACCAGCACTTACCTCGCCGTGAACGACGCCAACGGCCAGTTGATCGGCGCCATTGCCGATATGGGCATCAGCGATGCGTTGACGCCGGAACGGCTGGCGCCATTGCAATCGCGATTGGTCGCGGCTGATTCGTTGCTGGTCGAAGCCAATTTGCCGGCCGACACGCTGGCGTGGGTCGCCACCTTACCGCTGCGCGGCCAGCTCTATGCCGATGCCGTGTCTGCCACCAAAGCGCCGCGCTTGCGGCCGTTGCTGGCGAAACTCAGCGCGCTGAAAGTGAACCGTCAGGAGGCGACGGCTATCTTGGATGTTGATGGTCTGGACGACAGCGAGTTAATCGAACGCTTGCACAGCGCCGGTGTCGAGCTGGTTGTACTGAGCCTGGGCCGCGATGGCGTGCGTTTGTCGCGCGCTGGCGAACAACACCAGCGGGCACCGTTCCGCGTCGATATTCACAGCGATACCGGCGCCGGCGATGCGCTTTTTGCCGGTATTCTGCACGCGGCCTTGCGTGGCGATTCGCTGGCTGAGCAGGCCGCTTTTGGCTTGGCCTGTGCGGGTCTCACGCTGGAAACCGATGGCGCCAACCACCCTGATTTGACTGAAACCACCGTTCAACAATGGATCGCAAACCGATGA